CGGCCCCTCGGCCGACGCCGCACGCATCGACCCGGCGCGGATCGGCTTCTTCGGTTTTTCGCGCGGTGGCTACACGGGCCTCGTGCTGGCGGGCGGCAACCCCGATTTCGTGCATGCGCCGGTCGCATGCACGAACCCCGCGTGGCGCATCTGCAAGCAGATTCACGACGAAAGCATCACGCGCCAGCCGTTGACGCACGACGCGCGCATCAAGGCTTACGTGATCGCCGATCCACTCGACGAATTTCCGAGCGCCACCACGCTGGCCGACGTGCACGCGCCGATCCAGCTATGGACCTCCGAATTCGGCGGCGACGGCGTCGAGCCGCACACCGGCCCCGCGCTGGCCAAGTTGCTGCCCGCGCGCCCCGAGCTGCACGTGGTGCCCAATGCGGGGCACTTCGCGTTTCTCGCGCCGTGTCCGCCCTCACTCGCGCAGCACGCGCCGGCCGTCTGCACCGACGCGAAGGGTTTCGATCGCGTGGCGTTCCATGCGACGCTCGACGCGAGCGCGCTCGCGTTCTTCAACGCACACATGCGCTAACAGCCGCTCGGCGCGCACGGCCGCGCAACCACGAAACCGTTGCACGCGACCAGCGCGCGCACGAGCGCCCAGTCATCGTCGTCGCAGAAATCGAGCAGCATCGCGCCGCACGGGCCGGGCCGTTCGCGCAGGTGTTGGGCGAGCCGCGCATGGATGCCCTGCACGCGGCCGTCGCCGCGCGCGACGATCGACGGATTCGCGCCCATCCCCGTCCCGCTGCAGAAATTGATCGCCCAGCGCCCGCTGTCGGCGGACGGCATGTGCGTGAGCAGCGCATCGATCGCCTGCCATTTGTGTTCGATCGACGCCGCGACCGGCACCCGGTATTCGTCCTGGATCACGAACGCCGCGTCCGGATGGTCGATCGTGAACGTCATGTTGTCCGGCCATGCGGTCAGGTCGATCCCGAGCGGGCGGCGGCTGCGAAAGCGCCGCAACAGGACGATCGCGCCGCGCACGCCGCCGAGCGCGGGAATCGCGCCGCCGGCATGCCAGCGCAGCCCCGGATGCCGCGCGCGATGCGCGTCGAATGTCGCGTCGAAGCCGCGGCGGCACGCGTGCGCCGGCCATTCGTCCTTCACCGACATCACGATGCACTCGCCCGGATGCGCGGCAAGAAAATCCGCGCAGGTCGCCAGCACGTCGTCGAACGTCATGCCGAGCGCGATCCCGCCGTGATGAATCTCGAATTCGTCGCGCACGTGCCGGCAGCGGATGTCGAGCATCCGCACGCCGTGCATCAGCTGTGCGTCGAGCGGCGCATATTGCGTGCGAACGAGCGCATCGTCGACGGTATACGCACAGGTGTCATGACTGCCCGGTACGGTCAGGGTATGCAGCGATCGCCCGTCGTCGAGCGTCGACATCCAGTCGGCAAGCGGCAGGCGTGGGTCGTGGTGCGAATGGATCATTGGATGACAGACAGACAGAAAAAACAGTGGATCACCGCGTCCGACGTCGCGGCGCGGGCCGGCGTATCGCGCTCGGCGGTGTCGCGCGCGTTCTCGCCGAGCGCGAGCATCGCGCCCGAAACGCGCGAGCGCGTGATGAGCGCGGCGCGCGCGCTCGGCTACCAGGTCAACCTGATCGCGCGCGACATGATCACGCAGCGCAGCAGCATGATCGGCGTCGTCACCGCGGGCTTCGAGAATCCGTTTCGCGCGCGGCTGCTGTCGGACCTGATGGCCGCGCTCGGGCATCGCGGGCTCACGCCGCTCGTGACGAACGCGGAGGACCCGCGCCAGATCCGCCAGTCGCTCGAGCGGCTGCTCAGCTACCGGATCGCCGGGCTCGTGATGACGTCCGCGTCGCCGCCGCTGTCGGTCGCGCGCCAGTACCTCGCGCACCGGATTCCGGTCGTGATGATCAACCGCGCGGCGAACCTGCCGGGCGCGGACGTCGTCGTCAGCGACAACGCGGACGGCGCCGGCCACGCCGCGCGCCTCTTCGCGCAAGCAGGCGCGCGCCGGCTCGCGTTCGTCGGGCCGCGCGACACGAGCTACAGCGCGAAATCGCGCGCCGATGCGTTCGCCGAAGCGCTCCGTCACGGAGAACCCCGCGGCACGGCACCGCTGCGCATTCACGACACGTCGTCCGACACCTATGCGTGCGGCGTCGAGGCCGCGCGGCAACTGCTGTCCGGCGACGCCCGCCCGGACGGCGTGTTCTGCTCGTCCGACCTGCTCGCGCTCGGCGTGATCGACACCGCGCGGCAGCGCTTCGGCCTGCGCGTGCCGGACGACCTGCGCGTGATCGGCTTCGACGACATACCGGCCGCCGCGTATGACGTGTATCGGCTCACGACGCTTCGACAG
The sequence above is drawn from the Burkholderia ubonensis genome and encodes:
- a CDS encoding alpha/beta hydrolase family protein; this encodes MKHWLSASLLCLCATLAQAAGVKFATIPADASGPELHAIIWTPCADAAQTLTVGPYLQGRRDCATVGDALPLVVISHGHGGTYLGHHDLAETLADAGYVVAAINHPGDTFADMSRAADAQEFFERPIDIKRLVDYMLGPSADAARIDPARIGFFGFSRGGYTGLVLAGGNPDFVHAPVACTNPAWRICKQIHDESITRQPLTHDARIKAYVIADPLDEFPSATTLADVHAPIQLWTSEFGGDGVEPHTGPALAKLLPARPELHVVPNAGHFAFLAPCPPSLAQHAPAVCTDAKGFDRVAFHATLDASALAFFNAHMR
- a CDS encoding phosphatidylinositol-specific phospholipase C → MIHSHHDPRLPLADWMSTLDDGRSLHTLTVPGSHDTCAYTVDDALVRTQYAPLDAQLMHGVRMLDIRCRHVRDEFEIHHGGIALGMTFDDVLATCADFLAAHPGECIVMSVKDEWPAHACRRGFDATFDAHRARHPGLRWHAGGAIPALGGVRGAIVLLRRFRSRRPLGIDLTAWPDNMTFTIDHPDAAFVIQDEYRVPVAASIEHKWQAIDALLTHMPSADSGRWAINFCSGTGMGANPSIVARGDGRVQGIHARLAQHLRERPGPCGAMLLDFCDDDDWALVRALVACNGFVVARPCAPSGC
- a CDS encoding LacI family DNA-binding transcriptional regulator, with the translated sequence MTDRQKKQWITASDVAARAGVSRSAVSRAFSPSASIAPETRERVMSAARALGYQVNLIARDMITQRSSMIGVVTAGFENPFRARLLSDLMAALGHRGLTPLVTNAEDPRQIRQSLERLLSYRIAGLVMTSASPPLSVARQYLAHRIPVVMINRAANLPGADVVVSDNADGAGHAARLFAQAGARRLAFVGPRDTSYSAKSRADAFAEALRHGEPRGTAPLRIHDTSSDTYACGVEAARQLLSGDARPDGVFCSSDLLALGVIDTARQRFGLRVPDDLRVIGFDDIPAAAYDVYRLTTLRQDTQGLANAAIDMLSERIDAQDGMADGKSRTRIVPVECVRRHSCE